CCAGCACTGCGTTTTTGTGCAAGAACCGTACGATTAGTAATTTATCTCCACTTAACgagactgaaaaatcagtACTATAATCAATTGCTCTCGTTTCCAGCATTTTCACATCAATTAAAGctttagaagaagatgtcaaaTACATTCGAAATTGTTTTGGCCGTGCCAATGGAATGCCAAGCTTGTGTAGACTCAGTTTCTACAGTTTTAAAGAAGACTGAAGgtatcaagaatttcaaagTAGATTTGGGTGCCAATCTTGTCACTACCGAAGGTTCAATTCCTCCCAGTGAAATAGTCAAAGCTATCCAGTCTACTGGCAGAGATGCAATCATCAGAGGAACCGGCAAGCCTAACTCTGCTGCTGTGTGTATTTTAGAATCGTTCGATCCTAAGGATTTCCAGCAGCCCGTTAAAGGTTTAGCCCGAATTGTTAGCGTATCACAAAATGATCTTTTCATCGATTTGACTGTTAATGGCTTGCCCAAAGGTACCTACTACCCCTCTATCAGATCTTCGGGCAATCTTTCACAAGGAGCTCTTTCCACAGGCTCGTTGTTCTACCAATTGCAACCAGTGGAAGTAGAATTACCTTCGACATTGTCTACCACCATTAATGCTCTCGGTGCcactgttgttgaacaagatggACTTTTCTCGGGCCAGTCGTTCTTACATGCCAAGTTGAGTATAGATGACTTGATAGGCAGAAGTGTcatcttgtccaagttgaaagatGAAGTGACGTCTGATTCTCTCTGTGGAGTCATTGCCAGGTCTGCTGGAGTCTGGGAAAACGACAAACAGGTTTGTACTTGTAGTGGTAAGACAGTGTGGCAGGAGAGAACTGATGCCCTCAATAAGGGTATAAGTGTATAATCGCAGACTATAGGTATGATTTATGAACATTGATATATGAATAGTATGTATGGTTTTTAGTAGTGGGTAGATTATTCTGAATGGCTTAGAAACTTGGAGTTGCCGCTACCAATTTTCGCTACCAGTCTCGCTAATTGGCCTTGCTGGATAAGAAGTACATCATCAGAATTGCGAGGCAAATGGAATGACAACTGTCACATGTTGGAGGCTCCGAAGGATGATACGAAAGTTATAAGGAACAGGTTGTACGATTCTACCTAGCCATCTTGGGGCCGTCAATTGCAGCTTGGTTGTTAGGGAGGGTACGTTAGGGAGAGGGCGAGCGCTGCTAGCGAGCGTGGCACGTGAATGGTGGGGATAACGAGGCTGCCAGTTTCCTCGGGTAAATAGTTCAACATGGCATGAAACTTTCAACTGATGAATGTTATTTCATCGATTGTAAGGATAAGGATTACTATCGGGGAAATACATTGCTGGGTTAGactttttttcatttcGAATTTAACAAAAACGGTTGTGACATTACCAGTATAAAGATTCTGTTAGTGTCCCTATTTTACCGAACATTTTGACGATTTAGCGCGATCTTGCCTTTTTGTGCGCTTTCTCCCCCTAGCAGATTTTGTCACTGTTCTCATCACCGCTTggatttgattttgattgattttgattcaAAGTTAAATTCTAATTTGGATTTCAATAGCGCATCTTCGCCAATAGTTTCCACAGTAAGAAATCATCTCCACTAATTCCAATAACCACCCACTTCATCTACATCCACTTTTCTCACGAGTACTGACCTACAAAATAGTGGCGTACCATAATAGCCTAGACTCCTAGCCAATCCCCCCCAAAGTAATGAACCTCTGATCTCATTCATCTGGACTCCttttttcacatttttcactaaAAACAGCCATATCCGCTTGCGAAGTGGCCAtagaacagaagaaaatgtccCAGTCATATCTACTACACAAGTCGCAACTTTGGCCGTTGCTAACAGATCAGCTCGATGCTGTTCATCGTAAGAAATCCATCAAATTGGCCAATCTACCTGGTTCCAAACTTGTAGTATCAGATATCATAGAGGTAATCAAAGATTTTGTCAATCTGTACAACCCTCCATTAGAATTAGAACGACTCCTGCTTCAAAGTTGTCAGCTATCCGAAATCTCTGGCAACTTctcatcattttcatcttccaTCAAATACTTAGATCTT
This window of the Scheffersomyces stipitis CBS 6054 chromosome 6, complete sequence genome carries:
- the LYS7 gene encoding copper chaperone involved in lysine biosynthesis and oxidative stress protection (go_function metal ion binding~go_process metal ion transport) translates to MSNTFEIVLAVPMECQACVDSVSTVLKKTEGIKNFKVDLGANLVTTEGSIPPSEIVKAIQSTGRDAIIRGTGKPNSAAVCILESFDPKDFQQPVKGLARIVSVSQNDLFIDLTVNGLPKGTYYPSIRSSGNLSQGALSTGSLFYQLQPVEVELPSTLSTTINALGATVVEQDGLFSGQSFLHAKLSIDDLIGRSVILSKLKDEVTSDSLCGVIARSAGVWENDKQVCTCSGKTVWQERTDALNKGISV